From Cecembia calidifontis, one genomic window encodes:
- a CDS encoding transposase translates to MTKTVREFNRYSISFKKQVVEEVENGSSYSYLQKKYDIRGAETIQRWVRSFGRDHLLNKRVRIETMDEKRRLKELEEENKRLKLALADSIVANKMLETLIDVANDEYKTDLKKNFGNGLFQKGLKK, encoded by the coding sequence ATGACAAAAACGGTTCGGGAATTTAACAGGTACAGTATTAGCTTCAAGAAGCAAGTAGTAGAGGAGGTGGAAAATGGAAGTTCCTATTCTTATCTTCAAAAGAAGTATGATATTAGAGGAGCGGAGACGATCCAGAGGTGGGTCAGGTCCTTTGGCAGGGATCATTTGTTGAACAAAAGGGTTAGAATAGAGACTATGGATGAGAAGAGAAGACTTAAGGAACTGGAAGAGGAGAACAAGAGGTTAAAACTTGCCTTGGCCGATTCGATAGTTGCCAACAAGATGCTTGAGACGCTGATAGATGTTGCAAATGATGAATACAAGACGGATTTAAAAAAAAACTTTGGCAACGGACTGTTTCAAAAAGGCCTGAAGAAGTGA
- a CDS encoding IS3 family transposase: MSVKSGCTYFGYSRSAYYGWMDSKLKEEAQYDLVLELVRDYRRTHPMMGTRKLQELIREDAVRLEISIGRDRLFELLRSEGLLVKRKRKYVVTTQSFMRYSKYEDLFNGNVWTTAHQAWVSDITYIRVGDSFRYLYLITDAYSRKIVGWYLGNTLESKCAVEALKMAIEQCPSTEGIVHHSDRGFQYCSKIYTELLEKEGIKSSMGEAGNCYDNAMAERVNGILKIEYKLGDRFKNLKEAFAAVRHGVWAYNEKRPHCSLNMKKPIEVHEGLTVFSSLKRKSSPRQRPVKAI, encoded by the coding sequence GTGAGCGTTAAGTCCGGTTGTACTTACTTTGGTTACAGTAGGTCAGCATATTATGGTTGGATGGACTCCAAGTTGAAGGAGGAAGCGCAATACGACCTGGTATTGGAGCTTGTCCGGGATTACCGGAGGACGCATCCGATGATGGGCACAAGAAAGCTTCAGGAGTTGATCAGAGAAGATGCGGTGAGGTTGGAGATCAGCATAGGAAGGGACAGGCTCTTTGAGTTGTTGCGTTCTGAAGGCTTGCTGGTCAAGCGCAAGAGGAAGTATGTTGTTACAACGCAGTCATTTATGCGCTACAGTAAATATGAGGATCTGTTCAATGGCAATGTCTGGACCACTGCCCATCAGGCCTGGGTTTCGGACATAACCTATATCCGTGTCGGGGATTCCTTCAGGTACCTGTATCTTATTACCGATGCATACAGCAGGAAGATAGTAGGATGGTATTTGGGGAATACGCTTGAGTCAAAATGTGCTGTAGAAGCCTTAAAAATGGCGATAGAACAATGTCCGTCAACAGAAGGCATTGTTCATCACTCAGATAGGGGCTTTCAGTATTGCAGTAAGATTTATACTGAATTACTGGAAAAGGAAGGTATAAAGTCCAGTATGGGAGAAGCAGGGAATTGCTATGATAATGCAATGGCAGAGCGGGTTAACGGGATTCTGAAGATTGAATATAAACTTGGGGACAGGTTTAAGAATCTCAAAGAAGCGTTTGCAGCAGTAAGGCATGGAGTATGGGCCTACAATGAAAAGAGGCCACATTGTTCATTAAATATGAAGAAGCCGATTGAGGTACATGAGGGACTAACAGTGTTTTCATCTCTCAAACGCAAAAGTAGCCCAAGACAGAGACCTGTCAAGGCTATATAA
- a CDS encoding cation transporting ATPase C-terminal domain-containing protein, producing MKYIYISTGCTFGNMFSVAFVSMVLPFLPMLPKQILLTNVISDVPYLSITSDNVDDSQIQNPGKWDISVIRKYMLIFGIHSSFFDGLTFLVLWFVLKADEATFQTGWFIESIMSELLILFIIRTHKKFYQSRPGKYLLIFALLSFAFTLALPYLPMASSLGLVPLDSLTLGLMLSIVALYILTGDFLKVWFFKKLVKH from the coding sequence TTGAAGTATATTTACATTTCCACAGGATGTACTTTTGGCAATATGTTCTCCGTCGCATTTGTCTCCATGGTGCTGCCTTTTTTGCCCATGCTACCCAAACAGATCCTGCTTACCAATGTGATTTCGGATGTGCCTTATCTTTCCATTACTTCCGACAATGTGGATGACAGTCAGATCCAGAATCCCGGCAAATGGGATATTTCCGTGATACGGAAATACATGCTTATCTTTGGAATCCATAGTTCATTTTTTGACGGTCTTACATTTCTGGTACTCTGGTTTGTCCTTAAGGCGGATGAGGCTACTTTTCAGACAGGTTGGTTTATAGAATCCATCATGAGTGAACTCCTTATCCTATTTATTATCCGAACCCATAAAAAGTTCTATCAGAGCAGGCCGGGGAAATACCTGTTGATTTTTGCCCTTTTGTCTTTTGCCTTTACCCTTGCCCTGCCCTATTTGCCGATGGCTTCTTCTCTGGGTTTGGTTCCCTTGGATAGTCTGACCTTGGGATTGATGCTTTCTATTGTGGCACTGTATATTTTAACAGGAGACTTCCTTAAGGTTTGGTTTTTCAAAAAGCTCGTAAAACATTAA
- the mgtA gene encoding magnesium-translocating P-type ATPase: protein MASLENFWSQDPKEVLKLLDSSLEGLSSSQAQKRYLSTLSKKKRQSSFQKDLRLLIRQFQSPLVMLLLGAVILSAFIGERSDVIIILVILILAGLMSFFQERNAGRVVEKLQSLMALKSTVLREGANVDIPNEQVVPGDILILNAGDMVPADCLLLESNELHVNEASLTGESFPLRKEAGKLPANTVLAARNNSLWEGTHVVSGTAKAVVVWAGTDTQFGKIVQGAGRVVETSFEKGIREFGYFLMKITLVLSVFILIVNLLVEKSILDSALFALALAVGMAPELLPAITTIAMSSGAKRLMEKQVIVKKLSAIQSLGEVNLLCTDKTGTITEGLIRVDRIVNGSDQSDDFVRNLAYWNAFFQTGYSNPIDEALVSLQPPSSPKPEKFGEIPYDFIRKRLSIAIALEGEKMLITKGAYTQISEICTGIKTEDGKVEDIKLWKRRLDQTFESFGKNGLRAIAVCFKHLNDGQIKREDEKDMIFAGFVLLQDPIKEGIIEAIQELKDLKVALKIISGDNKNVAKSIGRQIGIASPKVLTGKELAHTSPEALLQKVKEVDIFAEIEPQQKERIIRALKSQHTVAYMGDGINDVSAINAADTGISVDNAVDVTKEAADIVLIEKDLSVLAYGIREGRKTFANTLKYIYISTGCTFGNMFSVAFVSMVLPFLPMLPKQILLTNVISDVPYLSITSDNVDDSQIQNPGKWDISVIRKYMLIFGIHSSFFDGLTFLVLWFVLKADEATFQTGWFIESIMSELLILFIIRTHKKFYQSRPGKYLLIFALLSFAFTLALPYLPMASSLGLVPLDSLTLGLMLSIVALYILTGDFLKVWFFKKLVKH, encoded by the coding sequence ATGGCTTCATTAGAAAATTTTTGGTCACAGGACCCAAAGGAAGTGTTAAAATTGCTCGATAGCAGTTTAGAGGGCTTAAGTTCTTCCCAAGCCCAGAAACGCTATTTATCCACCTTGTCCAAAAAGAAAAGGCAAAGCAGTTTCCAAAAGGACTTACGTTTATTGATCAGGCAGTTCCAAAGCCCACTGGTAATGCTCTTGTTGGGCGCAGTGATCCTTTCTGCTTTTATAGGAGAAAGGTCGGATGTCATCATCATCCTGGTGATCTTGATCTTAGCAGGACTGATGAGTTTTTTTCAGGAACGCAATGCGGGAAGGGTTGTTGAAAAGCTACAGTCCTTGATGGCATTGAAAAGTACTGTGCTCAGAGAGGGAGCGAATGTGGATATTCCCAATGAACAGGTAGTACCGGGTGATATACTTATTTTAAATGCGGGAGATATGGTTCCCGCTGATTGTTTGTTGCTCGAATCCAATGAGCTGCATGTCAATGAAGCCAGTCTTACCGGGGAATCTTTTCCCTTAAGAAAAGAAGCGGGGAAGCTTCCCGCTAATACCGTTCTTGCCGCACGTAATAACAGCCTTTGGGAAGGTACCCATGTGGTAAGCGGTACAGCGAAAGCAGTAGTGGTTTGGGCCGGCACAGATACTCAGTTTGGGAAAATAGTTCAGGGTGCAGGCCGGGTGGTAGAAACTTCTTTTGAAAAAGGCATCAGGGAGTTCGGTTATTTTTTGATGAAGATCACCTTGGTATTATCGGTATTTATTTTGATAGTCAACTTGCTGGTAGAAAAATCCATCTTGGACTCTGCCTTGTTTGCCCTTGCCCTTGCTGTGGGTATGGCCCCCGAGCTCCTTCCTGCCATTACCACTATTGCCATGAGTTCGGGAGCCAAACGCCTGATGGAAAAACAGGTAATTGTCAAAAAACTTTCTGCTATACAAAGTCTCGGCGAGGTCAATCTCCTTTGTACCGATAAGACAGGCACCATCACTGAGGGACTGATTCGGGTAGACCGTATAGTCAACGGATCGGACCAAAGTGATGACTTTGTGCGGAATTTGGCTTACTGGAATGCTTTTTTTCAGACAGGATATTCCAATCCCATCGATGAAGCCCTTGTCAGTCTTCAGCCTCCTTCATCTCCAAAGCCTGAAAAATTCGGAGAGATTCCCTACGATTTTATCCGAAAGCGACTGAGCATTGCCATTGCCTTGGAAGGAGAGAAAATGCTCATTACCAAAGGGGCATATACACAGATCAGTGAAATATGCACTGGGATCAAAACAGAAGATGGAAAGGTAGAAGACATTAAATTATGGAAAAGGAGGCTTGATCAAACATTCGAAAGCTTTGGAAAAAATGGATTAAGAGCTATTGCCGTTTGTTTCAAACACCTGAATGATGGACAGATTAAGAGGGAAGATGAAAAGGACATGATTTTTGCTGGATTTGTCCTGCTTCAGGATCCTATCAAAGAAGGAATCATAGAAGCCATTCAGGAATTGAAAGACTTGAAAGTGGCTTTGAAAATTATTTCAGGGGACAATAAAAATGTGGCTAAATCCATCGGAAGGCAGATTGGGATTGCTTCTCCAAAAGTGCTTACCGGCAAGGAATTGGCACATACCAGCCCTGAAGCCCTTTTACAAAAGGTCAAGGAAGTCGATATTTTTGCGGAAATAGAACCACAGCAAAAAGAAAGAATCATCAGGGCCCTGAAAAGCCAACATACAGTGGCTTATATGGGTGATGGCATCAATGACGTGTCGGCCATCAATGCCGCAGATACCGGTATTTCTGTGGACAATGCGGTTGATGTGACCAAAGAGGCAGCCGATATTGTGCTGATAGAAAAGGACCTTTCCGTATTGGCATATGGTATTAGGGAGGGCAGAAAGACATTTGCCAATACCTTGAAGTATATTTACATTTCCACAGGATGTACTTTTGGCAATATGTTCTCCGTCGCATTTGTCTCCATGGTGCTGCCTTTTTTGCCCATGCTACCCAAACAGATCCTGCTTACCAATGTGATTTCGGATGTGCCTTATCTTTCCATTACTTCCGACAATGTGGATGACAGTCAGATCCAGAATCCCGGCAAATGGGATATTTCCGTGATACGGAAATACATGCTTATCTTTGGAATCCATAGTTCATTTTTTGACGGTCTTACATTTCTGGTACTCTGGTTTGTCCTTAAGGCGGATGAGGCTACTTTTCAGACAGGTTGGTTTATAGAATCCATCATGAGTGAACTCCTTATCCTATTTATTATCCGAACCCATAAAAAGTTCTATCAGAGCAGGCCGGGGAAATACCTGTTGATTTTTGCCCTTTTGTCTTTTGCCTTTACCCTTGCCCTGCCCTATTTGCCGATGGCTTCTTCTCTGGGTTTGGTTCCCTTGGATAGTCTGACCTTGGGATTGATGCTTTCTATTGTGGCACTGTATATTTTAACAGGAGACTTCCTTAAGGTTTGGTTTTTCAAAAAGCTCGTAAAACATTAA
- a CDS encoding agmatine deiminase family protein, which yields MTYQADHKKELVHVEEFAKGHLLKAEVDISKVFSHHFPSNDAWCSDHGPAFLVNGKGTLMITANR from the coding sequence GTGACTTATCAGGCCGACCATAAAAAAGAACTGGTGCATGTAGAGGAATTTGCCAAAGGACATTTGCTGAAAGCAGAAGTAGACATTTCCAAGGTATTTTCCCATCACTTCCCCAGCAATGATGCCTGGTGCAGTGATCATGGGCCAGCCTTTTTGGTAAATGGGAAGGGAACTTTGATGATAACAGCAAACAGATGA
- a CDS encoding agmatine deiminase family protein has translation MNIIELLVPSPVVYEDMRLPASSANFYIANKYMIVPTFRDQNDEKALDILQACFQTET, from the coding sequence ATGAACATCATAGAACTGCTTGTACCTTCACCGGTGGTCTATGAAGACATGCGCCTGCCTGCTTCCTCTGCCAATTTTTATATTGCCAACAAGTATATGATTGTCCCCACTTTCCGGGATCAAAATGATGAAAAGGCTTTGGATATTTTACAGGCTTGTTTTCAGACCGAAACGTAA
- a CDS encoding Kazal-type serine protease inhibitor family protein produces the protein MKKLRNALFMLPFLVSTAFMCESVQPEPEIVLDKDCFDASKIKRDTMCAAIYQPVCGCDRKTYGNACEANAQGILKFTEGACGE, from the coding sequence ATGAAAAAGCTACGCAATGCCCTTTTTATGCTTCCTTTTTTGGTATCCACCGCCTTTATGTGTGAGTCGGTGCAGCCCGAACCTGAGATTGTACTGGACAAAGATTGTTTTGATGCCAGTAAAATAAAACGGGATACCATGTGCGCAGCCATCTACCAACCTGTCTGTGGCTGTGATCGAAAAACCTACGGCAATGCCTGTGAAGCCAATGCCCAGGGTATCCTGAAATTTACAGAAGGGGCTTGTGGGGAGTAA
- a CDS encoding acyl-CoA dehydrogenase yields MIHSDFIHHNPKLHIFLPLYYTLWTDSILTPTEIKEMEALIDRQEWLSVEEKAWLLEKLNPTRPPSPKDLKTIRKEIRSLEIKELESLTSIGIALVRKYNPELTFSQKTIIDFYNTERNLGLLGKEAGYAFKSGHQTLTTDHQAQQNFDVHEMTKVLDGNQAALIRKVKTIISDPTFAFREYESLKEQREQTLIWCQELARQGFGAWAYPGFADGKDDMEGYFTIMETLSYHDLSMVIKFGVQFGLWGMSIYFLGTEKHHRKYLKDVGSLKLPGCFAMTETGHGSNVRGLETTATYNHSKKTFTIHTPHPDARKEYIGNAAMHGQMATVFAKLIIDGEDFGVNAFIVPLRDAQGDMVPGVRIEDCGRKMGLNGVDNGVIYFDQVEIPKENMLDRFSSINDSGEFESPISSDNRRFFTMLGTLVGGRIGIPRSALSAAKTGLTIAIRYAEKRRQFGPEGGEEVPIMNYRMHQRRLIPPLATTYALQFALRYLTQRFLNRNEDDAQEIEALAAGMKAYTTWFTTAALQECREACGGKGYLSENRIDALKNDTDVYTTFEGDNVVLMQLVAKNRLTEFRQEFSDMNMFTVFNYVVNQAKTSITEKNPLIVRNTDQAHILDMDFHLNAFRYRERAILASAAQRIKRHIDSGMDSFDAFNIVQHHLIQVGQAFIERIILEEFQKAVEEMKDKRIEDALTQLCQLYALHTIEKNSTWYLEQGYMEGVKTKAIRKEVNQLCWEIRKNALALTDAFDIPETCIAAPIARRI; encoded by the coding sequence ATGATCCATTCAGATTTTATCCATCACAATCCCAAGCTCCATATTTTTCTTCCGCTATACTACACGCTTTGGACAGATAGTATCCTGACACCCACTGAAATCAAAGAAATGGAAGCCTTGATAGATAGACAGGAATGGTTGAGTGTAGAAGAAAAGGCTTGGCTTCTGGAGAAACTGAACCCTACACGACCACCCAGCCCCAAAGATCTTAAAACCATTCGAAAAGAAATCAGATCTTTGGAAATCAAAGAGCTGGAAAGTCTCACCAGCATAGGAATAGCCCTTGTCCGAAAGTATAATCCAGAGCTTACCTTCAGCCAAAAGACAATCATTGATTTTTATAACACCGAGCGTAACCTAGGGCTTTTGGGAAAAGAAGCCGGTTATGCTTTCAAATCGGGACATCAAACCCTGACCACAGACCATCAAGCACAACAAAATTTTGATGTCCATGAAATGACTAAAGTGCTTGATGGTAATCAAGCAGCGCTCATACGAAAAGTCAAGACAATCATTTCAGACCCTACTTTTGCTTTTAGGGAGTATGAAAGCCTCAAAGAACAGCGGGAACAGACCCTGATATGGTGTCAGGAGCTTGCCAGGCAAGGTTTCGGTGCCTGGGCTTATCCGGGCTTTGCAGATGGTAAAGACGATATGGAAGGATATTTTACCATTATGGAAACCCTTTCCTATCACGATTTGAGCATGGTTATCAAATTTGGGGTTCAATTTGGCTTGTGGGGTATGAGTATTTATTTTCTCGGTACCGAAAAACACCACCGAAAGTACCTCAAAGACGTGGGCAGCCTAAAACTCCCCGGCTGTTTTGCCATGACTGAGACCGGACATGGCTCCAATGTCCGGGGTTTGGAGACTACAGCCACCTACAATCACAGCAAAAAAACCTTCACCATTCACACCCCTCATCCGGATGCCAGAAAAGAGTACATTGGCAATGCCGCCATGCATGGGCAAATGGCCACCGTTTTTGCCAAGCTAATTATCGATGGGGAGGATTTTGGTGTCAATGCCTTTATTGTTCCACTTAGAGATGCCCAAGGAGATATGGTACCAGGCGTAAGGATTGAAGACTGTGGCAGAAAAATGGGCCTTAATGGCGTAGACAATGGGGTGATATATTTTGATCAGGTGGAAATTCCTAAAGAAAATATGTTGGACAGGTTCTCTTCCATCAATGATTCAGGGGAATTTGAAAGTCCGATCAGTTCTGATAACAGAAGGTTTTTTACCATGTTGGGAACTTTGGTGGGCGGTAGAATCGGTATTCCGAGGTCGGCCCTATCGGCTGCCAAGACGGGATTGACCATTGCCATCCGCTACGCGGAGAAACGCAGGCAATTTGGACCGGAAGGAGGGGAAGAGGTGCCGATTATGAATTACAGGATGCACCAAAGACGATTGATCCCACCTTTGGCTACCACTTATGCCCTACAATTTGCTTTGCGCTACCTTACCCAAAGGTTTTTGAACCGGAACGAGGATGATGCCCAAGAGATTGAGGCCCTCGCCGCCGGGATGAAGGCCTATACCACTTGGTTTACAACCGCTGCTTTACAGGAATGTAGAGAAGCCTGTGGAGGCAAAGGGTACCTCTCGGAAAACAGGATCGATGCCCTGAAAAACGATACGGATGTGTACACCACCTTTGAAGGAGACAATGTAGTCCTGATGCAATTGGTGGCAAAAAACAGGTTGACGGAATTTAGGCAGGAGTTCAGCGATATGAACATGTTTACTGTTTTCAATTACGTGGTCAATCAGGCCAAAACAAGTATTACCGAAAAAAACCCGCTTATCGTCCGGAATACGGATCAAGCCCACATTTTGGACATGGATTTCCACCTGAATGCCTTCAGGTATAGGGAAAGAGCGATCCTTGCGAGTGCAGCCCAAAGGATCAAAAGACATATCGACAGCGGCATGGATTCCTTTGATGCTTTCAATATCGTGCAGCACCATTTGATCCAGGTGGGGCAAGCATTCATTGAAAGGATTATTTTGGAGGAGTTCCAAAAGGCTGTTGAGGAAATGAAGGACAAAAGGATCGAAGATGCATTGACCCAACTTTGCCAGTTGTATGCGCTGCATACCATTGAAAAAAACAGTACTTGGTACCTGGAACAAGGCTATATGGAAGGGGTCAAGACCAAAGCTATCAGAAAAGAAGTCAACCAACTCTGTTGGGAAATCAGGAAAAATGCCCTTGCGCTGACTGATGCATTTGATATCCCTGAAACTTGCATTGCAGCGCCGATAGCAAGGAGAATTTGA